A single Mesomycoplasma ovipneumoniae DNA region contains:
- the cas9 gene encoding type II CRISPR RNA-guided endonuclease Cas9 (Cas9, originally named Csn1, is the large, multifunctional signature protein of type II CRISPR/Cas systems. It is well known even to general audiences because its RNA-guided endonuclease activity has made it a popular tool for custom editing of eukaryotic genomes.), with the protein MTIGFDLGIASVGWAIIDSTTSKIIDWGTRTFEERNTASKRRAFRSIRRNIRRKVYRNQRFINLILKYKDLFELENISDIQRVNKKDAENYEKIISFFTEIYRKCAAKHSNILEVKVKALDSKIEKLDLIWILHDYLGNRGFFYDLEEENVAEKYEGMEHPSILLYDFFKKNGFFKSNSSIPKDLGGYSFSNLQWVNEIKKLFEVQEINPEFSEKFLNLFTSFRDYAKGPGSEHSASEYGIFQKDENGKVSKKYDNIWDKTIGKCSFFVEENRSPVNYPSYEIFNLLNQLINLSTELKTTNKKIWQLSSNDRNELLDGLLKVKENAKIISISLKKNEIKKIILKDLKDFGFEKSDIDDQDTIQGRKIIREEPTTKLEVTKHLLATIYSHSSDSNWINIKNILDFLPFLDEICIILDHEKSRGQDEVLKKLTEKNIFKELKIDSEKQLDFVKSIFSNTNFNFKKIGNFSLEAIRLFLPKMFEQNKNSEFLKWKDEEIRKEWEIQKSKLGKTDKKTKYLNPRIFQDEIISPGTKNTFEQAVLVLNRIIKKYSKENIIDTIVIESPREKNDEKRIEELKEWNKNNGKAKSLEKLFEILNLKNKGYELSDLKTKPNSLTDKLRFYYQQDGIDLYRLKKIDIDDLIDKSQEYEIDHIIPYSMSYDNSQANKILTTKAENQQKGKLIASKYIKAKGDKFYNEYYEKAKELFDKKNKTNKTNKTNKTNKKSKKIAALVDAFVYLDEVSAKNRFRFLTLEDYDEFQVEFLARNLNDTRYSTKLFYHALVEHFENNEFFTYIDENSSKHKVKISTIKGHVTRYFRIKPDNDNKKEIEKNRENNEHHAVDAAIVAIIGSQNPQIANLLTLADNKNDKKYFLHDENHKENIETGELVKISKFEVDKLKKVEDLKKIIQEKYEQAKKHTPIKISRKIRNIINGGLSDETLYGFKYDEKEDKYFKFIKKNLVTTENKDLRKYFKNPFGKKADGKSEYTVLMAQSHLSEFNKLKQIFEEYNGFSKDSGKAFVEYMNDLASKEPTLKDEIESARAVEKLLYYNYKPSDELTCCDNIDNKNFKRFYKNIRIIEYKSIPIKFKILSKHDGGKSFKDTLFSLYSLVYKVYEKGKAIYKSIPVTSQMRKFGISEFDFLDENLYNKEKLDIYKSDFEKPIPVNCKPIFVLKKGSILKKKGLDIDDFKQTKNTENGIYYFISSISKTSNVDTKYGLKPVNFKVEEAAQQLTNPIFKQYILVHLDELGNEYPVKIKEHTDDEKLMCTIK; encoded by the coding sequence ATTACTATTGGCTTTGACCTCGGGATTGCATCTGTTGGATGAGCAATTATTGATAGCACAACAAGCAAAATAATCGACTGAGGTACACGAACTTTTGAAGAAAGAAACACGGCTAGTAAAAGACGCGCTTTTCGTTCAATTAGAAGGAATATTCGTCGAAAAGTATACCGTAATCAAAGATTTATTAACCTGATATTAAAATATAAAGACTTATTTGAACTTGAAAATATTAGTGATATTCAACGAGTTAATAAAAAAGATGCGGAAAACTACGAAAAAATAATTTCATTTTTTACAGAAATATATAGAAAATGTGCTGCAAAACATTCGAATATTTTAGAAGTAAAAGTTAAAGCTCTTGATTCTAAGATTGAAAAATTAGATTTAATCTGAATATTACACGATTACCTTGGAAATCGTGGCTTTTTTTATGATTTAGAAGAAGAAAATGTTGCTGAAAAGTATGAAGGAATGGAACATCCTAGCATTTTATTGTATGATTTTTTCAAAAAAAATGGCTTTTTTAAATCAAATAGTTCTATTCCAAAAGATTTGGGCGGTTATAGTTTTTCCAATTTGCAATGAGTTAATGAAATTAAAAAACTTTTTGAAGTCCAAGAAATTAATCCAGAATTTAGCGAAAAATTTTTAAATCTTTTTACTTCGTTTAGAGATTACGCGAAAGGTCCAGGGTCTGAACACAGCGCTAGTGAATATGGTATTTTTCAAAAAGATGAAAACGGAAAAGTTAGTAAAAAATACGATAATATTTGAGATAAAACTATAGGAAAATGCTCATTTTTTGTCGAAGAAAATAGATCTCCTGTTAATTATCCATCTTATGAAATTTTCAACCTGTTAAACCAATTAATTAATTTAAGTACCGAATTAAAAACTACAAATAAAAAAATATGACAATTAAGTTCTAATGATAGAAACGAACTTCTTGATGGATTATTAAAAGTAAAAGAAAATGCAAAAATAATATCAATTTCGCTCAAAAAAAATGAAATTAAAAAAATAATTCTTAAAGATCTTAAAGATTTTGGCTTTGAAAAATCAGATATTGATGATCAAGATACAATTCAAGGTAGAAAAATAATCAGAGAAGAACCAACTACAAAATTGGAAGTAACAAAGCATTTATTGGCAACAATTTATTCCCATTCTTCTGATTCTAATTGAATAAATATTAAAAATATATTGGATTTTTTGCCATTTTTAGATGAAATTTGCATAATTCTTGACCATGAAAAAAGTCGTGGGCAAGACGAAGTTTTAAAAAAATTAACTGAGAAAAATATTTTTAAAGAATTAAAGATTGATAGCGAAAAACAATTAGATTTTGTTAAATCCATCTTTAGTAATACAAATTTTAATTTTAAGAAAATTGGTAATTTTTCACTTGAAGCAATAAGGTTATTTTTGCCAAAAATGTTCGAACAAAATAAGAACTCAGAATTTTTAAAGTGAAAAGATGAAGAAATAAGGAAAGAATGGGAAATCCAAAAATCTAAATTAGGAAAAACTGACAAAAAAACTAAATATTTAAATCCGAGAATTTTTCAGGACGAAATTATTTCACCTGGAACAAAAAACACATTCGAACAAGCAGTTTTAGTTTTAAACCGAATTATCAAAAAATATTCAAAAGAAAATATAATTGATACAATTGTTATCGAGAGCCCCCGCGAAAAAAATGATGAAAAAAGAATTGAAGAATTAAAAGAATGAAATAAGAACAATGGTAAAGCAAAGAGTCTTGAAAAATTATTTGAAATTTTGAATTTAAAAAATAAAGGTTATGAACTTTCTGATTTAAAAACAAAGCCTAATAGTCTTACAGATAAATTAAGATTTTACTACCAACAAGATGGCATAGATCTTTATAGATTGAAAAAAATTGACATAGATGATTTGATTGATAAGAGCCAAGAATATGAAATTGACCATATAATCCCATATTCAATGTCTTATGATAATTCACAAGCAAATAAAATATTAACAACAAAAGCAGAAAACCAACAAAAAGGAAAATTAATCGCTAGTAAATATATAAAAGCAAAGGGCGACAAATTTTATAACGAATACTATGAAAAAGCAAAAGAATTATTCGATAAAAAGAATAAAACAAATAAAACAAATAAAACAAATAAAACAAATAAAAAGTCTAAAAAAATAGCTGCTTTAGTAGATGCTTTTGTATATTTGGATGAAGTTTCAGCAAAAAACAGATTTCGATTTTTGACGCTAGAAGATTACGATGAATTTCAAGTTGAATTTTTAGCCAGAAACTTGAATGACACAAGGTATTCAACAAAATTATTCTATCACGCGCTTGTAGAGCATTTTGAAAATAATGAGTTTTTCACATATATTGATGAAAATTCTAGCAAGCACAAAGTAAAAATATCAACAATTAAAGGTCATGTTACCAGATATTTTAGAATAAAGCCGGACAACGATAATAAGAAAGAAATTGAAAAAAATCGTGAAAATAACGAGCATCATGCTGTTGATGCAGCAATTGTTGCGATTATTGGTAGCCAAAACCCTCAAATCGCTAATCTTTTAACACTTGCAGATAATAAAAATGATAAAAAATATTTTCTTCATGATGAAAACCATAAAGAAAATATTGAAACTGGTGAGTTAGTTAAAATTTCAAAGTTTGAAGTCGATAAGCTTAAAAAAGTTGAAGATTTAAAGAAAATAATTCAAGAAAAATATGAACAAGCAAAAAAGCACACTCCTATAAAAATTTCACGAAAAATTCGCAATATTATAAATGGAGGTCTATCAGATGAGACATTATATGGATTTAAATATGATGAAAAGGAAGATAAATATTTTAAATTTATTAAGAAAAATCTTGTTACAACCGAAAACAAAGATTTAAGAAAATATTTTAAAAATCCTTTTGGCAAAAAAGCTGATGGAAAAAGTGAATATACAGTTTTAATGGCGCAATCACACTTGTCGGAATTTAATAAATTAAAGCAAATTTTTGAAGAATATAATGGTTTTAGCAAGGACTCTGGAAAAGCTTTCGTTGAATATATGAATGATTTGGCGTCGAAGGAACCAACTTTAAAAGATGAAATTGAATCAGCAAGAGCAGTTGAAAAATTGCTATATTATAATTACAAGCCCTCTGATGAGTTAACTTGTTGTGATAATATTGATAACAAAAATTTTAAGCGATTCTACAAAAACATTAGAATTATTGAGTACAAATCTATTCCAATAAAATTCAAAATTTTAAGCAAGCATGATGGCGGGAAATCTTTCAAGGACACGCTATTTTCGCTTTACTCGCTAGTTTATAAAGTTTACGAAAAGGGGAAGGCAATCTATAAATCTATTCCAGTTACTTCACAAATGAGAAAGTTTGGAATTAGTGAATTTGATTTTCTTGATGAAAATTTGTACAATAAAGAAAAACTCGATATTTACAAATCTGATTTCGAAAAGCCGATTCCTGTTAATTGCAAGCCAATTTTTGTACTTAAAAAAGGGTCAATTTTAAAGAAAAAAGGTTTAGATATAGATGATTTCAAGCAAACAAAAAATACGGAAAATGGAATTTATTATTTTATTTCATCAATCTCCAAAACTTCTAATGTTGATACAAAGTATGGACTAAAACCGGTCAACTTTAAAGTTGAGGAAGCCGCTCAACAATTAACAAATCCAATTTTTAAACAATATATTCTTGTCCATCTCGATGAATTGGGAAATGAATATCCTGTAAAAATAAAAGAGCAC
- the cas1 gene encoding type II CRISPR-associated endonuclease Cas1: MKKIIEISESEYVYLFLNNIVIKKDSEKFVFPIDTVDVLIFENDRATISIPVINELVEKKVNIIICKNHLPQSLIIPYSGYYNNKIFQEQIKWDIPYKTKTWQEIIKLKIQRSISVLKSIQKINSEDEAKMWDYFHDVQPYDTNNREGHVAKLYFKLLFGKGFIRDQNGDDNINILLNYGYIVLLSYVARIICGKGLDNRLGIYHKSFNNNFPLACDLMEPYRYWVDQIVYNHINAEFLNFQDFKEALFKSFSQHIEYKGKHIKFSKYMEFEIMDILNLKENYKEITTESDQS; the protein is encoded by the coding sequence ATGAAAAAAATCATTGAAATTAGCGAATCAGAATACGTTTATCTTTTTCTAAACAACATTGTTATCAAAAAAGACAGTGAAAAATTTGTTTTCCCAATTGATACAGTTGATGTCTTAATTTTTGAAAACGACAGAGCAACTATATCAATTCCAGTCATCAATGAACTTGTTGAAAAAAAGGTAAACATTATTATTTGCAAAAATCATTTACCGCAGTCATTAATAATTCCTTACAGTGGCTACTATAATAACAAGATTTTTCAAGAGCAAATAAAATGGGATATTCCGTATAAAACTAAAACTTGACAAGAAATAATTAAATTAAAAATTCAAAGATCCATAAGTGTTTTAAAGTCAATTCAGAAAATTAATTCAGAAGATGAAGCAAAAATGTGAGACTATTTCCACGATGTTCAACCTTATGATACTAACAATCGCGAAGGCCATGTAGCAAAGTTATATTTTAAACTTTTATTTGGCAAAGGCTTTATTCGCGATCAAAATGGTGATGACAATATTAACATCCTGTTAAATTATGGCTACATTGTCTTACTTAGTTATGTTGCCCGAATTATTTGTGGCAAAGGTCTTGACAATCGGCTTGGAATTTACCATAAGAGTTTTAATAACAATTTTCCACTTGCTTGCGATTTAATGGAACCTTATCGCTATTGGGTTGACCAGATTGTTTATAATCATATCAATGCTGAATTTCTTAATTTTCAAGATTTTAAAGAAGCACTTTTTAAATCTTTTAGTCAACATATTGAATATAAAGGCAAACATATTAAATTTAGTAAATATATGGAATTTGAAATTATGGACATCCTTAATTTAAAAGAAAATTATAAGGAAATTACTACAGAAAGTGATCAAAGTTAA
- the cas2 gene encoding CRISPR-associated endonuclease Cas2, giving the protein MRILLMYDIYYINEDDNKLYNKFIKELYKLGYVRLQYSIYSKIIPTHLQYNSEKKKLLRIIPKNSNIRIAMLTEKQYQNIEILNGTKSKNEIYNLEEDYIKL; this is encoded by the coding sequence ATGCGTATTTTATTAATGTATGACATTTATTATATTAATGAAGATGATAATAAACTTTATAACAAATTCATTAAAGAACTTTATAAACTTGGATATGTCAGGCTGCAATACTCGATTTATTCTAAAATAATTCCAACTCACCTTCAATATAACAGTGAGAAAAAGAAGCTTTTAAGAATTATTCCAAAAAATTCAAATATTAGAATTGCAATGTTAACTGAGAAACAATATCAGAACATCGAAATTCTTAATGGCACAAAGTCTAAAAATGAAATCTATAATCTAGAGGAGGATTATATCAAACTATAA